In Molothrus ater isolate BHLD 08-10-18 breed brown headed cowbird chromosome 19, BPBGC_Mater_1.1, whole genome shotgun sequence, a single genomic region encodes these proteins:
- the ARHGAP44 gene encoding rho GTPase-activating protein 44 isoform X1, with protein sequence MKKQFNRMRQLANQTVGRAEKTEVLSEDLLQVEKRLELVKQVSHSTHKKLTACLQGQQGLDADKRSKKLPLTTLAQCLMEGSAVLGDDSLLGKMLRLCGEAEDKLAQELIHFELQVERDVIEPLFVLAEVEIPNIQKQRKHLAKLVLDMDSSRTRWQQSVKSSGLASNLQPSGAKADALREEMEEAANRVEICRDQLSADMYNFVAKEVDYANYFQTLIEVQAEYHRKSLALLQNFLPQIKAQQEAWMEKPSFGKPLEEHLAVSGREIAFPVEACVTMLLECGMQEEGLFRVAPSASKLKKLKAALDCCVVDVQEYSADPHAIAGALKSYLRELPEPLMTFELYEEWIQASNIPDQEKRLQALWNACEKLPKANYNNIRYVIKFLAKLTEYQDINKMTPSNVAIVLGPNLLWPQAEGNMTEMMTTLSLQIVGIIEPLIQHADWFFPGEIEFNVTGNYGSPLHVNHNANYSSMPSPDMEHGERRQHEQARRPLSVATDNMMLEFCKKDGLRKIQSMGVRVMDTSWVARRGTSAGRKASSAPPAAQPPAPPAELPPTPHSPIPEQPPEISATPSPPPTSFGFPPAAERTSTFRPPELSPGPPPEQSPHSLRKGGPKKLAPIPSPASLSPTPPSTPSPYGPPGAAPAAGPPPLLPSPAAAAAPRARAAPKARPRPALPPPPQPPPAAPAPPQPPEPPRSDTAGPGDGAGTGLLRFEVPSLHVSPDAALCRDPPEAAQRLSGPSVTPRQEEEEEEEEEESESTAL encoded by the exons GGCCGAGAAGACCGAGGTGTTGAGCGAGGatctgctgcag GTGGAGAAGCGGCTGGAGCTGGTGAAGCAGGtgtcccacagcacccacaAGAAGCTGACAGCCTgtctgcagggccagcaggggctggatgCCGACAAGCGCTCG aagaagctgccgCTGACGACGCTGGCGCAGTGTCTGATGGAGGGATCGGCGGTGCTGGGGGACGACTCCCTGCTGGG gaagaTGCTGCGGCTGTGCGGGGAGGCCGAGGACaagctggcacaggagctgatCCACTTCGAGCTGCAGGTGGAGCGGGACGTCATCGAGCCGCTCTTCGTGCTGGCTGAG GTGGAGATCCCAAATATCCAAAAGCAGAGGAAGCACTTGGCCAAGCTGGTGCTGGACATGGACTCCTCCAGGACGAG GTGGCAGCAGTCGGTGAAGTCCTCGGGTCTGGCCAGCAACCTGCAGCCCTCGGGAGCCAAAGCCGACGCTCtcagggaggagatggaggaggcGGCCAACAGAGTGGAGATCTGCAGG GACCAGCTCTCGGCTGACATGTACAATTTTGTGGCCAAAGAAGTCGACTATGCAAACTATTTTCAAACT CTGATCGAGGTGCAGGCCGAGTACCACCGCAAATCCCTGGCCCTCCTGCAGAACTTCCTGCCACAGATCAAAGCCCAGCAAG AGGCCTGGATGGAGAAACCCTCCTTTGGGAAGCCCCTGGAGGAGCACCTGGCAGTCAGCGGGAGGGAGATCGCCTTCCCCGTGGAGGCCTGTGTCACCATGCTGCTGGAATGTGGCATGCAGGAGGAG GGTCTCTTCCGAGTGGCTCCCTCGGCCTCCAAGCTGAAGAAGCTCAAGGCTGCCCTGGACTGCTGCGTGGTGGACGTGCAGGAGTACTCAGCTGACCCCCATGCCATCGCAG GAGCCCTCAAGTCCTACCTGCGGGAGCTGCCCGAGCCCCTGATGACCTTCGAGCTGTACGAGGAGTGGATCCAGGCCTCCAA catcccagatCAGGAGAAACGGCTGCAGGCTCTCTGGAACGCCTGCGAGAAGCTGCCCAAAGCCAACTACAACAACATCAG GTACGTGATTAAATTCCTGGCCAAGCTGACCGAGTACCAGGATATCAACAAAATGACCCCAAGCAACGTGGCCATCGTGCTGGGACCCAACCTGCTGTGGCCACAGGCCGAGGG GAACATGACGGAGATGATGACGACGCTGTCGCTGCAGATCGTGGGCATCATCGAGCCGCTCATCCAGCACGCAGACTGGTTCTTCCCGGGAG AGATTGAGTTCAACGTGACGGGCAACTACGGCAGCCCCCTGCACGTGAACCACAACGCCAACTACAGCTCCATGCCCTCGCCCGACATGGAGCACGGCGAGCGCCGGCAGCACGAGCAGGCGCGGCGCCCGCTCAGCGTGGCCACCGACAACATGATGCTGGAGTTCTGCAAGAAGGACGG CCTTAGGAAAATCCAAAG catggGCGTCAGGGTGATGGACACCTCGTGGGTGGCTCGCCGAGGCACCTCCGCGGGGCGCAAGGCGAGCTCGGCGCCCCCGGCCGCGCAGCCCCCGGCGCCGCCCGCCGAGCTGCCCCCCACGCCCCACTCGCCCATTCCCGAGCAGCCCCCGGAGATCTCAGCAACGCCCTCCCCGCCTCCCACCAGCTTCGGCTTCCCCCCGGCAGCCGAGCGGACAAG CACTTTCAGGCCCCCGGAGCTgtccccggggccgccccccgAGCAGAGCCCGCACTCGCTGCGCAAAG GGGGGCCCAAGAAGCTGGCGCCCATCCCGTCCCCGGCCAGCCTGTCCCCGACGCCCCCCAGCACCCCGTCCCCGTACGGCCCCCCCGGAGCCGCcccggccgcggggccgcccccgctGCTGCCgtcccccgccgccgccgccgccccccgcgcccggGCCGCCCCCAAAGCGCGGCCGcgccccgcgctgccccccccgccgcagccgcccccggccgcccccgcgcccccccAGCCCCCGGAGCCGCCCCGCTCGGACACCGCGGGGCCCGGGGACGGCGCCGGCACAG GTCTGCTCCGTTTTGAGGTCCCCTCCCTCCACGTGTCCCCGGATGCCGCCCTGTGCCGGGACCCGCCCGAGGCAGCTCAGAGACTCTCGGGGCCCAGCGTGACCCCgcggcaggaggaggaggaggaggaggaggaggaggaatcaGAGAGCACAGCCCTATga
- the ARHGAP44 gene encoding rho GTPase-activating protein 44 isoform X2, whose amino-acid sequence MKKQFNRMRQLANQTVGRAEKTEVLSEDLLQVEKRLELVKQVSHSTHKKLTACLQGQQGLDADKRSKKLPLTTLAQCLMEGSAVLGDDSLLGKMLRLCGEAEDKLAQELIHFELQVERDVIEPLFVLAEVEIPNIQKQRKHLAKLVLDMDSSRTRWQQSVKSSGLASNLQPSGAKADALREEMEEAANRVEICRDQLSADMYNFVAKEVDYANYFQTLIEVQAEYHRKSLALLQNFLPQIKAQQEAWMEKPSFGKPLEEHLAVSGREIAFPVEACVTMLLECGMQEEGLFRVAPSASKLKKLKAALDCCVVDVQEYSADPHAIAGALKSYLRELPEPLMTFELYEEWIQASNIPDQEKRLQALWNACEKLPKANYNNIRYVIKFLAKLTEYQDINKMTPSNVAIVLGPNLLWPQAEGNMTEMMTTLSLQIVGIIEPLIQHADWFFPGEIEFNVTGNYGSPLHVNHNANYSSMPSPDMEHGERRQHEQARRPLSVATDNMMLEFCKKDGMGVRVMDTSWVARRGTSAGRKASSAPPAAQPPAPPAELPPTPHSPIPEQPPEISATPSPPPTSFGFPPAAERTSTFRPPELSPGPPPEQSPHSLRKGGPKKLAPIPSPASLSPTPPSTPSPYGPPGAAPAAGPPPLLPSPAAAAAPRARAAPKARPRPALPPPPQPPPAAPAPPQPPEPPRSDTAGPGDGAGTGLLRFEVPSLHVSPDAALCRDPPEAAQRLSGPSVTPRQEEEEEEEEEESESTAL is encoded by the exons GGCCGAGAAGACCGAGGTGTTGAGCGAGGatctgctgcag GTGGAGAAGCGGCTGGAGCTGGTGAAGCAGGtgtcccacagcacccacaAGAAGCTGACAGCCTgtctgcagggccagcaggggctggatgCCGACAAGCGCTCG aagaagctgccgCTGACGACGCTGGCGCAGTGTCTGATGGAGGGATCGGCGGTGCTGGGGGACGACTCCCTGCTGGG gaagaTGCTGCGGCTGTGCGGGGAGGCCGAGGACaagctggcacaggagctgatCCACTTCGAGCTGCAGGTGGAGCGGGACGTCATCGAGCCGCTCTTCGTGCTGGCTGAG GTGGAGATCCCAAATATCCAAAAGCAGAGGAAGCACTTGGCCAAGCTGGTGCTGGACATGGACTCCTCCAGGACGAG GTGGCAGCAGTCGGTGAAGTCCTCGGGTCTGGCCAGCAACCTGCAGCCCTCGGGAGCCAAAGCCGACGCTCtcagggaggagatggaggaggcGGCCAACAGAGTGGAGATCTGCAGG GACCAGCTCTCGGCTGACATGTACAATTTTGTGGCCAAAGAAGTCGACTATGCAAACTATTTTCAAACT CTGATCGAGGTGCAGGCCGAGTACCACCGCAAATCCCTGGCCCTCCTGCAGAACTTCCTGCCACAGATCAAAGCCCAGCAAG AGGCCTGGATGGAGAAACCCTCCTTTGGGAAGCCCCTGGAGGAGCACCTGGCAGTCAGCGGGAGGGAGATCGCCTTCCCCGTGGAGGCCTGTGTCACCATGCTGCTGGAATGTGGCATGCAGGAGGAG GGTCTCTTCCGAGTGGCTCCCTCGGCCTCCAAGCTGAAGAAGCTCAAGGCTGCCCTGGACTGCTGCGTGGTGGACGTGCAGGAGTACTCAGCTGACCCCCATGCCATCGCAG GAGCCCTCAAGTCCTACCTGCGGGAGCTGCCCGAGCCCCTGATGACCTTCGAGCTGTACGAGGAGTGGATCCAGGCCTCCAA catcccagatCAGGAGAAACGGCTGCAGGCTCTCTGGAACGCCTGCGAGAAGCTGCCCAAAGCCAACTACAACAACATCAG GTACGTGATTAAATTCCTGGCCAAGCTGACCGAGTACCAGGATATCAACAAAATGACCCCAAGCAACGTGGCCATCGTGCTGGGACCCAACCTGCTGTGGCCACAGGCCGAGGG GAACATGACGGAGATGATGACGACGCTGTCGCTGCAGATCGTGGGCATCATCGAGCCGCTCATCCAGCACGCAGACTGGTTCTTCCCGGGAG AGATTGAGTTCAACGTGACGGGCAACTACGGCAGCCCCCTGCACGTGAACCACAACGCCAACTACAGCTCCATGCCCTCGCCCGACATGGAGCACGGCGAGCGCCGGCAGCACGAGCAGGCGCGGCGCCCGCTCAGCGTGGCCACCGACAACATGATGCTGGAGTTCTGCAAGAAGGACGG catggGCGTCAGGGTGATGGACACCTCGTGGGTGGCTCGCCGAGGCACCTCCGCGGGGCGCAAGGCGAGCTCGGCGCCCCCGGCCGCGCAGCCCCCGGCGCCGCCCGCCGAGCTGCCCCCCACGCCCCACTCGCCCATTCCCGAGCAGCCCCCGGAGATCTCAGCAACGCCCTCCCCGCCTCCCACCAGCTTCGGCTTCCCCCCGGCAGCCGAGCGGACAAG CACTTTCAGGCCCCCGGAGCTgtccccggggccgccccccgAGCAGAGCCCGCACTCGCTGCGCAAAG GGGGGCCCAAGAAGCTGGCGCCCATCCCGTCCCCGGCCAGCCTGTCCCCGACGCCCCCCAGCACCCCGTCCCCGTACGGCCCCCCCGGAGCCGCcccggccgcggggccgcccccgctGCTGCCgtcccccgccgccgccgccgccccccgcgcccggGCCGCCCCCAAAGCGCGGCCGcgccccgcgctgccccccccgccgcagccgcccccggccgcccccgcgcccccccAGCCCCCGGAGCCGCCCCGCTCGGACACCGCGGGGCCCGGGGACGGCGCCGGCACAG GTCTGCTCCGTTTTGAGGTCCCCTCCCTCCACGTGTCCCCGGATGCCGCCCTGTGCCGGGACCCGCCCGAGGCAGCTCAGAGACTCTCGGGGCCCAGCGTGACCCCgcggcaggaggaggaggaggaggaggaggaggaggaatcaGAGAGCACAGCCCTATga
- the ARHGAP44 gene encoding rho GTPase-activating protein 44 isoform X3: MKKQFNRMRQLANQTVGRAEKTEVLSEDLLQVEKRLELVKQVSHSTHKKLTACLQGQQGLDADKRSKKLPLTTLAQCLMEGSAVLGDDSLLGKMLRLCGEAEDKLAQELIHFELQVERDVIEPLFVLAEVEIPNIQKQRKHLAKLVLDMDSSRTRWQQSVKSSGLASNLQPSGAKADALREEMEEAANRVEICRDQLSADMYNFVAKEVDYANYFQTLIEVQAEYHRKSLALLQNFLPQIKAQQEAWMEKPSFGKPLEEHLAVSGREIAFPVEACVTMLLECGMQEEGLFRVAPSASKLKKLKAALDCCVVDVQEYSADPHAIAGALKSYLRELPEPLMTFELYEEWIQASNIPDQEKRLQALWNACEKLPKANYNNIRYVIKFLAKLTEYQDINKMTPSNVAIVLGPNLLWPQAEGNMTEMMTTLSLQIVGIIEPLIQHADWFFPGEIEFNVTGNYGSPLHVNHNANYSSMPSPDMEHGERRQHEQARRPLSVATDNMMLEFCKKDGLRKIQSMGVRVMDTSWVARRGTSAGRKASSAPPAAQPPAPPAELPPTPHSPIPEQPPEISATPSPPPTSFGFPPAAERTRSAPF; this comes from the exons GGCCGAGAAGACCGAGGTGTTGAGCGAGGatctgctgcag GTGGAGAAGCGGCTGGAGCTGGTGAAGCAGGtgtcccacagcacccacaAGAAGCTGACAGCCTgtctgcagggccagcaggggctggatgCCGACAAGCGCTCG aagaagctgccgCTGACGACGCTGGCGCAGTGTCTGATGGAGGGATCGGCGGTGCTGGGGGACGACTCCCTGCTGGG gaagaTGCTGCGGCTGTGCGGGGAGGCCGAGGACaagctggcacaggagctgatCCACTTCGAGCTGCAGGTGGAGCGGGACGTCATCGAGCCGCTCTTCGTGCTGGCTGAG GTGGAGATCCCAAATATCCAAAAGCAGAGGAAGCACTTGGCCAAGCTGGTGCTGGACATGGACTCCTCCAGGACGAG GTGGCAGCAGTCGGTGAAGTCCTCGGGTCTGGCCAGCAACCTGCAGCCCTCGGGAGCCAAAGCCGACGCTCtcagggaggagatggaggaggcGGCCAACAGAGTGGAGATCTGCAGG GACCAGCTCTCGGCTGACATGTACAATTTTGTGGCCAAAGAAGTCGACTATGCAAACTATTTTCAAACT CTGATCGAGGTGCAGGCCGAGTACCACCGCAAATCCCTGGCCCTCCTGCAGAACTTCCTGCCACAGATCAAAGCCCAGCAAG AGGCCTGGATGGAGAAACCCTCCTTTGGGAAGCCCCTGGAGGAGCACCTGGCAGTCAGCGGGAGGGAGATCGCCTTCCCCGTGGAGGCCTGTGTCACCATGCTGCTGGAATGTGGCATGCAGGAGGAG GGTCTCTTCCGAGTGGCTCCCTCGGCCTCCAAGCTGAAGAAGCTCAAGGCTGCCCTGGACTGCTGCGTGGTGGACGTGCAGGAGTACTCAGCTGACCCCCATGCCATCGCAG GAGCCCTCAAGTCCTACCTGCGGGAGCTGCCCGAGCCCCTGATGACCTTCGAGCTGTACGAGGAGTGGATCCAGGCCTCCAA catcccagatCAGGAGAAACGGCTGCAGGCTCTCTGGAACGCCTGCGAGAAGCTGCCCAAAGCCAACTACAACAACATCAG GTACGTGATTAAATTCCTGGCCAAGCTGACCGAGTACCAGGATATCAACAAAATGACCCCAAGCAACGTGGCCATCGTGCTGGGACCCAACCTGCTGTGGCCACAGGCCGAGGG GAACATGACGGAGATGATGACGACGCTGTCGCTGCAGATCGTGGGCATCATCGAGCCGCTCATCCAGCACGCAGACTGGTTCTTCCCGGGAG AGATTGAGTTCAACGTGACGGGCAACTACGGCAGCCCCCTGCACGTGAACCACAACGCCAACTACAGCTCCATGCCCTCGCCCGACATGGAGCACGGCGAGCGCCGGCAGCACGAGCAGGCGCGGCGCCCGCTCAGCGTGGCCACCGACAACATGATGCTGGAGTTCTGCAAGAAGGACGG CCTTAGGAAAATCCAAAG catggGCGTCAGGGTGATGGACACCTCGTGGGTGGCTCGCCGAGGCACCTCCGCGGGGCGCAAGGCGAGCTCGGCGCCCCCGGCCGCGCAGCCCCCGGCGCCGCCCGCCGAGCTGCCCCCCACGCCCCACTCGCCCATTCCCGAGCAGCCCCCGGAGATCTCAGCAACGCCCTCCCCGCCTCCCACCAGCTTCGGCTTCCCCCCGGCAGCCGAGCGGACAAG GTCTGCTCCGTTTTGA
- the ARHGAP44 gene encoding rho GTPase-activating protein 44 isoform X4, giving the protein MDSSRTRWQQSVKSSGLASNLQPSGAKADALREEMEEAANRVEICRDQLSADMYNFVAKEVDYANYFQTLIEVQAEYHRKSLALLQNFLPQIKAQQEAWMEKPSFGKPLEEHLAVSGREIAFPVEACVTMLLECGMQEEGLFRVAPSASKLKKLKAALDCCVVDVQEYSADPHAIAGALKSYLRELPEPLMTFELYEEWIQASNIPDQEKRLQALWNACEKLPKANYNNIRYVIKFLAKLTEYQDINKMTPSNVAIVLGPNLLWPQAEGNMTEMMTTLSLQIVGIIEPLIQHADWFFPGEIEFNVTGNYGSPLHVNHNANYSSMPSPDMEHGERRQHEQARRPLSVATDNMMLEFCKKDGLRKIQSMGVRVMDTSWVARRGTSAGRKASSAPPAAQPPAPPAELPPTPHSPIPEQPPEISATPSPPPTSFGFPPAAERTSTFRPPELSPGPPPEQSPHSLRKGGPKKLAPIPSPASLSPTPPSTPSPYGPPGAAPAAGPPPLLPSPAAAAAPRARAAPKARPRPALPPPPQPPPAAPAPPQPPEPPRSDTAGPGDGAGTGLLRFEVPSLHVSPDAALCRDPPEAAQRLSGPSVTPRQEEEEEEEEEESESTAL; this is encoded by the exons ATGGACTCCTCCAGGACGAG GTGGCAGCAGTCGGTGAAGTCCTCGGGTCTGGCCAGCAACCTGCAGCCCTCGGGAGCCAAAGCCGACGCTCtcagggaggagatggaggaggcGGCCAACAGAGTGGAGATCTGCAGG GACCAGCTCTCGGCTGACATGTACAATTTTGTGGCCAAAGAAGTCGACTATGCAAACTATTTTCAAACT CTGATCGAGGTGCAGGCCGAGTACCACCGCAAATCCCTGGCCCTCCTGCAGAACTTCCTGCCACAGATCAAAGCCCAGCAAG AGGCCTGGATGGAGAAACCCTCCTTTGGGAAGCCCCTGGAGGAGCACCTGGCAGTCAGCGGGAGGGAGATCGCCTTCCCCGTGGAGGCCTGTGTCACCATGCTGCTGGAATGTGGCATGCAGGAGGAG GGTCTCTTCCGAGTGGCTCCCTCGGCCTCCAAGCTGAAGAAGCTCAAGGCTGCCCTGGACTGCTGCGTGGTGGACGTGCAGGAGTACTCAGCTGACCCCCATGCCATCGCAG GAGCCCTCAAGTCCTACCTGCGGGAGCTGCCCGAGCCCCTGATGACCTTCGAGCTGTACGAGGAGTGGATCCAGGCCTCCAA catcccagatCAGGAGAAACGGCTGCAGGCTCTCTGGAACGCCTGCGAGAAGCTGCCCAAAGCCAACTACAACAACATCAG GTACGTGATTAAATTCCTGGCCAAGCTGACCGAGTACCAGGATATCAACAAAATGACCCCAAGCAACGTGGCCATCGTGCTGGGACCCAACCTGCTGTGGCCACAGGCCGAGGG GAACATGACGGAGATGATGACGACGCTGTCGCTGCAGATCGTGGGCATCATCGAGCCGCTCATCCAGCACGCAGACTGGTTCTTCCCGGGAG AGATTGAGTTCAACGTGACGGGCAACTACGGCAGCCCCCTGCACGTGAACCACAACGCCAACTACAGCTCCATGCCCTCGCCCGACATGGAGCACGGCGAGCGCCGGCAGCACGAGCAGGCGCGGCGCCCGCTCAGCGTGGCCACCGACAACATGATGCTGGAGTTCTGCAAGAAGGACGG CCTTAGGAAAATCCAAAG catggGCGTCAGGGTGATGGACACCTCGTGGGTGGCTCGCCGAGGCACCTCCGCGGGGCGCAAGGCGAGCTCGGCGCCCCCGGCCGCGCAGCCCCCGGCGCCGCCCGCCGAGCTGCCCCCCACGCCCCACTCGCCCATTCCCGAGCAGCCCCCGGAGATCTCAGCAACGCCCTCCCCGCCTCCCACCAGCTTCGGCTTCCCCCCGGCAGCCGAGCGGACAAG CACTTTCAGGCCCCCGGAGCTgtccccggggccgccccccgAGCAGAGCCCGCACTCGCTGCGCAAAG GGGGGCCCAAGAAGCTGGCGCCCATCCCGTCCCCGGCCAGCCTGTCCCCGACGCCCCCCAGCACCCCGTCCCCGTACGGCCCCCCCGGAGCCGCcccggccgcggggccgcccccgctGCTGCCgtcccccgccgccgccgccgccccccgcgcccggGCCGCCCCCAAAGCGCGGCCGcgccccgcgctgccccccccgccgcagccgcccccggccgcccccgcgcccccccAGCCCCCGGAGCCGCCCCGCTCGGACACCGCGGGGCCCGGGGACGGCGCCGGCACAG GTCTGCTCCGTTTTGAGGTCCCCTCCCTCCACGTGTCCCCGGATGCCGCCCTGTGCCGGGACCCGCCCGAGGCAGCTCAGAGACTCTCGGGGCCCAGCGTGACCCCgcggcaggaggaggaggaggaggaggaggaggaggaatcaGAGAGCACAGCCCTATga